One part of the Theropithecus gelada isolate Dixy chromosome 5, Tgel_1.0, whole genome shotgun sequence genome encodes these proteins:
- the LOC112624880 gene encoding tubulin beta-8 chain isoform X6 — MREIVLTQAGQCGNQIGAKFWEVISDEHAIDSAGTYHGDSRLQLERIDVYYNEACGGRYVPRAVLVDLEPGTLDSVRSGPFGQIFRPDSFIFGQCGAGNNWAKGHYTEGAELMESVMDVVRKEAESCDCLQGFQLTTPTYGDLNHLVSATMSGVTTCLRFPGQLNADLRKLAVNMVPFPRLHFFMPGFAPLTSRGSQQYRALTVAELTQQMFDARNMMAACDPRHGRYLTAAAIFRGRMPMREVDEQMFNIQNKNSSYFADWLPHNVKTAVCDIPPRGLKMSATFIGNNTAIQELFKRVSEQFTAMFRRKAFLHWYTGEGMDEMEFTEAESNMNDLVSEYQQYQDATAEEEEFEEYAEEEEA, encoded by the exons ATGAGAGAGATCGTGCTCACGCAGGCCGGGCAGTGCGGGAACCAGATCGGCGCCAAG TTCTGGGAGGTGATCTCTGACGAACACGCCATCGACTCCGCGGGCACCTACCACGGGGACAGCCGCCTGCAGCTGGAGCGCATCGACGTGTACTACAACGAGGCCTGCG GTGGCAGGTACGTGCCCCGCGCTGTGCTGGTGGATCTGGAGCCGGGCACCCTGGACTCTGTGCGCTCGGGGCCCTTCGGGCAGATCTTCAGGCCGGACAGCTTCATCTTTG GTCAGTGTGGGGCCGGAAACAACTGGGCCAAGGGGCACTACACAGAAGGCGCGGAGCTGATGGAGTCGGTGATGGACGTTGTCAGAAAGGAGGCTGAGAGCTGTGACTGCCTGCAGGGTTTCCAGCTGA CCACGCCCACCTACGGTGACCTGAACCACCTGGTGTCTGCCACCATGAGCGGGGTCACCACGTGCCTGCGCTTCCCAGGCCAGCTGAATGCTGACCTGCGGAAGCTGGCCGTGAACATGGTCCCGTTTCCCCGGCTGCATTTCTTCATGCCCGGCTTTGCCCCCCTGACCAGCCGGGGCAGCCAGCAGTACCGGGCCCTGACGGTGGCTGAGCTGACGCAGCAGATGTTTGATGCCAGGAATATGATGGCAGCTTGTGACCCCCGTCATGGCCGCTACCTAACGGCGGCTGCCATTTTCAGGGGTCGCATGCCCATGAGGGAGGTGGATGAACAAATGTTCAACATTCAAAATAAGAACAGCAGCTATTTCGCTGACTGGCTCCCCCACAACGTCAAAACAGCCGTCTGTGACATCCCGCCCCGGGGGCTAAAAATGTCAGCCACCTTCATTGGGAACAACACGGCCATCCAGGAGCTCTTCAAGCGTGTCTCAGAGCAGTTTACAGCAATGTTCCGGCGCAAGGCCTTCCTCCATTGGTATACGGGCGAGGGGATGGATGAGATGGAATTTACCGAGGCGGAGAGCAACATGAACGACCTGGTTTCTGAGTATCAACAGTATCAGGATGCCACAGCCGAGGAGGAGGAGTTTGAGGAAtatgctgaggaggaggaggcctaG
- the LOC112624880 gene encoding tubulin beta-8 chain isoform X7 has protein sequence MREIVLTQAGQCGNQIGAKFWEVISDEHAIDSAGTYHGDSRLQLERIDLTHSLGGGTGSGMGTLLLSKIREEYPDRIINTFSILPSPRVSDTVVEPYNATLSVHQLIENADETFCIDNEALYDICSRTLKLPTPTYGDLNHLVSATMSGVTTCLRFPGQLNADLRKLAVNMVPFPRLHFFMPGFAPLTSRGSQQYRALTVAELTQQMFDARNMMAACDPRHGRYLTAAAIFRGRMPMREVDEQMFNIQNKNSSYFADWLPHNVKTAVCDIPPRGLKMSATFIGNNTAIQELFKRVSEQFTAMFRRKAFLHWYTGEGMDEMEFTEAESNMNDLVSEYQQYQDATAEEEEFEEYAEEEEA, from the exons ATGAGAGAGATCGTGCTCACGCAGGCCGGGCAGTGCGGGAACCAGATCGGCGCCAAG TTCTGGGAGGTGATCTCTGACGAACACGCCATCGACTCCGCGGGCACCTACCACGGGGACAGCCGCCTGCAGCTGGAGCGCATCGAC CTGACCCACTCCCTGGGTGGGGGGACGGGGTCTGGGATGGGTACCCTTCTGCTCAGTAAGATCCGGGAGGAGTACCCAGACAGGATCATAAACACATTCAGCATCCTGCCCTCGCCCAGGGTGTCAGACACGGTGGTGGAGCCCTACAACGCCACCCTCTCAGTCCACCAGCTCATAGAAAATGCAGATGAGACCTTCTGTATAGACAACGAAGCGTTATACGACATCTGTTCCAGGACCCTGAAACTGCCCACGCCCACCTACGGTGACCTGAACCACCTGGTGTCTGCCACCATGAGCGGGGTCACCACGTGCCTGCGCTTCCCAGGCCAGCTGAATGCTGACCTGCGGAAGCTGGCCGTGAACATGGTCCCGTTTCCCCGGCTGCATTTCTTCATGCCCGGCTTTGCCCCCCTGACCAGCCGGGGCAGCCAGCAGTACCGGGCCCTGACGGTGGCTGAGCTGACGCAGCAGATGTTTGATGCCAGGAATATGATGGCAGCTTGTGACCCCCGTCATGGCCGCTACCTAACGGCGGCTGCCATTTTCAGGGGTCGCATGCCCATGAGGGAGGTGGATGAACAAATGTTCAACATTCAAAATAAGAACAGCAGCTATTTCGCTGACTGGCTCCCCCACAACGTCAAAACAGCCGTCTGTGACATCCCGCCCCGGGGGCTAAAAATGTCAGCCACCTTCATTGGGAACAACACGGCCATCCAGGAGCTCTTCAAGCGTGTCTCAGAGCAGTTTACAGCAATGTTCCGGCGCAAGGCCTTCCTCCATTGGTATACGGGCGAGGGGATGGATGAGATGGAATTTACCGAGGCGGAGAGCAACATGAACGACCTGGTTTCTGAGTATCAACAGTATCAGGATGCCACAGCCGAGGAGGAGGAGTTTGAGGAAtatgctgaggaggaggaggcctaG
- the LOC112624880 gene encoding tubulin beta-8 chain isoform X9 produces MREIVLTQAGQCGNQIGAKFWEVISDEHAIDSAGTYHGDSRLQLERIDVYYNEACGGRYVPRAVLVDLEPGTLDSVRSGPFGQIFRPDSFIFGQCGAGNNWAKGHYTEGAELMESVMDVVRKEVDEQMFNIQNKNSSYFADWLPHNVKTAVCDIPPRGLKMSATFIGNNTAIQELFKRVSEQFTAMFRRKAFLHWYTGEGMDEMEFTEAESNMNDLVSEYQQYQDATAEEEEFEEYAEEEEA; encoded by the exons ATGAGAGAGATCGTGCTCACGCAGGCCGGGCAGTGCGGGAACCAGATCGGCGCCAAG TTCTGGGAGGTGATCTCTGACGAACACGCCATCGACTCCGCGGGCACCTACCACGGGGACAGCCGCCTGCAGCTGGAGCGCATCGACGTGTACTACAACGAGGCCTGCG GTGGCAGGTACGTGCCCCGCGCTGTGCTGGTGGATCTGGAGCCGGGCACCCTGGACTCTGTGCGCTCGGGGCCCTTCGGGCAGATCTTCAGGCCGGACAGCTTCATCTTTG GTCAGTGTGGGGCCGGAAACAACTGGGCCAAGGGGCACTACACAGAAGGCGCGGAGCTGATGGAGTCGGTGATGGACGTTGTCAGAAAGGAG GTGGATGAACAAATGTTCAACATTCAAAATAAGAACAGCAGCTATTTCGCTGACTGGCTCCCCCACAACGTCAAAACAGCCGTCTGTGACATCCCGCCCCGGGGGCTAAAAATGTCAGCCACCTTCATTGGGAACAACACGGCCATCCAGGAGCTCTTCAAGCGTGTCTCAGAGCAGTTTACAGCAATGTTCCGGCGCAAGGCCTTCCTCCATTGGTATACGGGCGAGGGGATGGATGAGATGGAATTTACCGAGGCGGAGAGCAACATGAACGACCTGGTTTCTGAGTATCAACAGTATCAGGATGCCACAGCCGAGGAGGAGGAGTTTGAGGAAtatgctgaggaggaggaggcctaG
- the LOC112624880 gene encoding tubulin beta-8 chain isoform X2: MREIVLTQAGQCGNQIGAKFWEVISDEHAIDSAGTYHGDSRLQLERIDVYYNEACGGRYVPRAVLVDLEPGTLDSVRSGPFGQIFRPDSFIFGQCGAGNNWSCDCLQGFQLTHSLGGGTGSGMGTLLLSKIREEYPDRIINTFSILPSPRVSDTVVEPYNATLSVHQLIENADETFCIDNEALYDICSRTLKLPTPTYGDLNHLVSATMSGVTTCLRFPGQLNADLRKLAVNMVPFPRLHFFMPGFAPLTSRGSQQYRALTVAELTQQMFDARNMMAACDPRHGRYLTAAAIFRGRMPMREVDEQMFNIQNKNSSYFADWLPHNVKTAVCDIPPRGLKMSATFIGNNTAIQELFKRVSEQFTAMFRRKAFLHWYTGEGMDEMEFTEAESNMNDLVSEYQQYQDATAEEEEFEEYAEEEEA; the protein is encoded by the exons ATGAGAGAGATCGTGCTCACGCAGGCCGGGCAGTGCGGGAACCAGATCGGCGCCAAG TTCTGGGAGGTGATCTCTGACGAACACGCCATCGACTCCGCGGGCACCTACCACGGGGACAGCCGCCTGCAGCTGGAGCGCATCGACGTGTACTACAACGAGGCCTGCG GTGGCAGGTACGTGCCCCGCGCTGTGCTGGTGGATCTGGAGCCGGGCACCCTGGACTCTGTGCGCTCGGGGCCCTTCGGGCAGATCTTCAGGCCGGACAGCTTCATCTTTG GTCAGTGTGGGGCCGGAAACAACTGG AGCTGTGACTGCCTGCAGGGTTTCCAGCTGACCCACTCCCTGGGTGGGGGGACGGGGTCTGGGATGGGTACCCTTCTGCTCAGTAAGATCCGGGAGGAGTACCCAGACAGGATCATAAACACATTCAGCATCCTGCCCTCGCCCAGGGTGTCAGACACGGTGGTGGAGCCCTACAACGCCACCCTCTCAGTCCACCAGCTCATAGAAAATGCAGATGAGACCTTCTGTATAGACAACGAAGCGTTATACGACATCTGTTCCAGGACCCTGAAACTGCCCACGCCCACCTACGGTGACCTGAACCACCTGGTGTCTGCCACCATGAGCGGGGTCACCACGTGCCTGCGCTTCCCAGGCCAGCTGAATGCTGACCTGCGGAAGCTGGCCGTGAACATGGTCCCGTTTCCCCGGCTGCATTTCTTCATGCCCGGCTTTGCCCCCCTGACCAGCCGGGGCAGCCAGCAGTACCGGGCCCTGACGGTGGCTGAGCTGACGCAGCAGATGTTTGATGCCAGGAATATGATGGCAGCTTGTGACCCCCGTCATGGCCGCTACCTAACGGCGGCTGCCATTTTCAGGGGTCGCATGCCCATGAGGGAGGTGGATGAACAAATGTTCAACATTCAAAATAAGAACAGCAGCTATTTCGCTGACTGGCTCCCCCACAACGTCAAAACAGCCGTCTGTGACATCCCGCCCCGGGGGCTAAAAATGTCAGCCACCTTCATTGGGAACAACACGGCCATCCAGGAGCTCTTCAAGCGTGTCTCAGAGCAGTTTACAGCAATGTTCCGGCGCAAGGCCTTCCTCCATTGGTATACGGGCGAGGGGATGGATGAGATGGAATTTACCGAGGCGGAGAGCAACATGAACGACCTGGTTTCTGAGTATCAACAGTATCAGGATGCCACAGCCGAGGAGGAGGAGTTTGAGGAAtatgctgaggaggaggaggcctaG
- the LOC112624880 gene encoding tubulin beta-8 chain isoform X8 yields the protein MESVMDVVRKEAESCDCLQGFQLTHSLGGGTGSGMGTLLLSKIREEYPDRIINTFSILPSPRVSDTVVEPYNATLSVHQLIENADETFCIDNEALYDICSRTLKLPTPTYGDLNHLVSATMSGVTTCLRFPGQLNADLRKLAVNMVPFPRLHFFMPGFAPLTSRGSQQYRALTVAELTQQMFDARNMMAACDPRHGRYLTAAAIFRGRMPMREVDEQMFNIQNKNSSYFADWLPHNVKTAVCDIPPRGLKMSATFIGNNTAIQELFKRVSEQFTAMFRRKAFLHWYTGEGMDEMEFTEAESNMNDLVSEYQQYQDATAEEEEFEEYAEEEEA from the coding sequence ATGGAGTCGGTGATGGACGTTGTCAGAAAGGAGGCTGAGAGCTGTGACTGCCTGCAGGGTTTCCAGCTGACCCACTCCCTGGGTGGGGGGACGGGGTCTGGGATGGGTACCCTTCTGCTCAGTAAGATCCGGGAGGAGTACCCAGACAGGATCATAAACACATTCAGCATCCTGCCCTCGCCCAGGGTGTCAGACACGGTGGTGGAGCCCTACAACGCCACCCTCTCAGTCCACCAGCTCATAGAAAATGCAGATGAGACCTTCTGTATAGACAACGAAGCGTTATACGACATCTGTTCCAGGACCCTGAAACTGCCCACGCCCACCTACGGTGACCTGAACCACCTGGTGTCTGCCACCATGAGCGGGGTCACCACGTGCCTGCGCTTCCCAGGCCAGCTGAATGCTGACCTGCGGAAGCTGGCCGTGAACATGGTCCCGTTTCCCCGGCTGCATTTCTTCATGCCCGGCTTTGCCCCCCTGACCAGCCGGGGCAGCCAGCAGTACCGGGCCCTGACGGTGGCTGAGCTGACGCAGCAGATGTTTGATGCCAGGAATATGATGGCAGCTTGTGACCCCCGTCATGGCCGCTACCTAACGGCGGCTGCCATTTTCAGGGGTCGCATGCCCATGAGGGAGGTGGATGAACAAATGTTCAACATTCAAAATAAGAACAGCAGCTATTTCGCTGACTGGCTCCCCCACAACGTCAAAACAGCCGTCTGTGACATCCCGCCCCGGGGGCTAAAAATGTCAGCCACCTTCATTGGGAACAACACGGCCATCCAGGAGCTCTTCAAGCGTGTCTCAGAGCAGTTTACAGCAATGTTCCGGCGCAAGGCCTTCCTCCATTGGTATACGGGCGAGGGGATGGATGAGATGGAATTTACCGAGGCGGAGAGCAACATGAACGACCTGGTTTCTGAGTATCAACAGTATCAGGATGCCACAGCCGAGGAGGAGGAGTTTGAGGAAtatgctgaggaggaggaggcctaG
- the LOC112624880 gene encoding tubulin beta-8 chain isoform X4, producing the protein MREIVLTQAGQCGRYVPRAVLVDLEPGTLDSVRSGPFGQIFRPDSFIFGQCGAGNNWAKGHYTEGAELMESVMDVVRKEAESCDCLQGFQLTHSLGGGTGSGMGTLLLSKIREEYPDRIINTFSILPSPRVSDTVVEPYNATLSVHQLIENADETFCIDNEALYDICSRTLKLPTPTYGDLNHLVSATMSGVTTCLRFPGQLNADLRKLAVNMVPFPRLHFFMPGFAPLTSRGSQQYRALTVAELTQQMFDARNMMAACDPRHGRYLTAAAIFRGRMPMREVDEQMFNIQNKNSSYFADWLPHNVKTAVCDIPPRGLKMSATFIGNNTAIQELFKRVSEQFTAMFRRKAFLHWYTGEGMDEMEFTEAESNMNDLVSEYQQYQDATAEEEEFEEYAEEEEA; encoded by the exons ATGAGAGAGATCGTGCTCACGCAGGCCGGGCAGT GTGGCAGGTACGTGCCCCGCGCTGTGCTGGTGGATCTGGAGCCGGGCACCCTGGACTCTGTGCGCTCGGGGCCCTTCGGGCAGATCTTCAGGCCGGACAGCTTCATCTTTG GTCAGTGTGGGGCCGGAAACAACTGGGCCAAGGGGCACTACACAGAAGGCGCGGAGCTGATGGAGTCGGTGATGGACGTTGTCAGAAAGGAGGCTGAGAGCTGTGACTGCCTGCAGGGTTTCCAGCTGACCCACTCCCTGGGTGGGGGGACGGGGTCTGGGATGGGTACCCTTCTGCTCAGTAAGATCCGGGAGGAGTACCCAGACAGGATCATAAACACATTCAGCATCCTGCCCTCGCCCAGGGTGTCAGACACGGTGGTGGAGCCCTACAACGCCACCCTCTCAGTCCACCAGCTCATAGAAAATGCAGATGAGACCTTCTGTATAGACAACGAAGCGTTATACGACATCTGTTCCAGGACCCTGAAACTGCCCACGCCCACCTACGGTGACCTGAACCACCTGGTGTCTGCCACCATGAGCGGGGTCACCACGTGCCTGCGCTTCCCAGGCCAGCTGAATGCTGACCTGCGGAAGCTGGCCGTGAACATGGTCCCGTTTCCCCGGCTGCATTTCTTCATGCCCGGCTTTGCCCCCCTGACCAGCCGGGGCAGCCAGCAGTACCGGGCCCTGACGGTGGCTGAGCTGACGCAGCAGATGTTTGATGCCAGGAATATGATGGCAGCTTGTGACCCCCGTCATGGCCGCTACCTAACGGCGGCTGCCATTTTCAGGGGTCGCATGCCCATGAGGGAGGTGGATGAACAAATGTTCAACATTCAAAATAAGAACAGCAGCTATTTCGCTGACTGGCTCCCCCACAACGTCAAAACAGCCGTCTGTGACATCCCGCCCCGGGGGCTAAAAATGTCAGCCACCTTCATTGGGAACAACACGGCCATCCAGGAGCTCTTCAAGCGTGTCTCAGAGCAGTTTACAGCAATGTTCCGGCGCAAGGCCTTCCTCCATTGGTATACGGGCGAGGGGATGGATGAGATGGAATTTACCGAGGCGGAGAGCAACATGAACGACCTGGTTTCTGAGTATCAACAGTATCAGGATGCCACAGCCGAGGAGGAGGAGTTTGAGGAAtatgctgaggaggaggaggcctaG
- the LOC112624880 gene encoding tubulin beta-8 chain isoform X1: MREIVLTQAGQCGNQIGAKFWEVISDEHAIDSAGTYHGDSRLQLERIDVYYNEACGGRYVPRAVLVDLEPGTLDSVRSGPFGQIFRPDSFIFGQCGAGNNWAKGHYTEGAELMESVMDVVRKEAESCDCLQGFQLTHSLGGGTGSGMGTLLLSKIREEYPDRIINTFSILPSPRVSDTVVEPYNATLSVHQLIENADETFCIDNEALYDICSRTLKLPTPTYGDLNHLVSATMSGVTTCLRFPGQLNADLRKLAVNMVPFPRLHFFMPGFAPLTSRGSQQYRALTVAELTQQMFDARNMMAACDPRHGRYLTAAAIFRGRMPMREVDEQMFNIQNKNSSYFADWLPHNVKTAVCDIPPRGLKMSATFIGNNTAIQELFKRVSEQFTAMFRRKAFLHWYTGEGMDEMEFTEAESNMNDLVSEYQQYQDATAEEEEFEEYAEEEEA, encoded by the exons ATGAGAGAGATCGTGCTCACGCAGGCCGGGCAGTGCGGGAACCAGATCGGCGCCAAG TTCTGGGAGGTGATCTCTGACGAACACGCCATCGACTCCGCGGGCACCTACCACGGGGACAGCCGCCTGCAGCTGGAGCGCATCGACGTGTACTACAACGAGGCCTGCG GTGGCAGGTACGTGCCCCGCGCTGTGCTGGTGGATCTGGAGCCGGGCACCCTGGACTCTGTGCGCTCGGGGCCCTTCGGGCAGATCTTCAGGCCGGACAGCTTCATCTTTG GTCAGTGTGGGGCCGGAAACAACTGGGCCAAGGGGCACTACACAGAAGGCGCGGAGCTGATGGAGTCGGTGATGGACGTTGTCAGAAAGGAGGCTGAGAGCTGTGACTGCCTGCAGGGTTTCCAGCTGACCCACTCCCTGGGTGGGGGGACGGGGTCTGGGATGGGTACCCTTCTGCTCAGTAAGATCCGGGAGGAGTACCCAGACAGGATCATAAACACATTCAGCATCCTGCCCTCGCCCAGGGTGTCAGACACGGTGGTGGAGCCCTACAACGCCACCCTCTCAGTCCACCAGCTCATAGAAAATGCAGATGAGACCTTCTGTATAGACAACGAAGCGTTATACGACATCTGTTCCAGGACCCTGAAACTGCCCACGCCCACCTACGGTGACCTGAACCACCTGGTGTCTGCCACCATGAGCGGGGTCACCACGTGCCTGCGCTTCCCAGGCCAGCTGAATGCTGACCTGCGGAAGCTGGCCGTGAACATGGTCCCGTTTCCCCGGCTGCATTTCTTCATGCCCGGCTTTGCCCCCCTGACCAGCCGGGGCAGCCAGCAGTACCGGGCCCTGACGGTGGCTGAGCTGACGCAGCAGATGTTTGATGCCAGGAATATGATGGCAGCTTGTGACCCCCGTCATGGCCGCTACCTAACGGCGGCTGCCATTTTCAGGGGTCGCATGCCCATGAGGGAGGTGGATGAACAAATGTTCAACATTCAAAATAAGAACAGCAGCTATTTCGCTGACTGGCTCCCCCACAACGTCAAAACAGCCGTCTGTGACATCCCGCCCCGGGGGCTAAAAATGTCAGCCACCTTCATTGGGAACAACACGGCCATCCAGGAGCTCTTCAAGCGTGTCTCAGAGCAGTTTACAGCAATGTTCCGGCGCAAGGCCTTCCTCCATTGGTATACGGGCGAGGGGATGGATGAGATGGAATTTACCGAGGCGGAGAGCAACATGAACGACCTGGTTTCTGAGTATCAACAGTATCAGGATGCCACAGCCGAGGAGGAGGAGTTTGAGGAAtatgctgaggaggaggaggcctaG
- the LOC112624880 gene encoding tubulin beta-8 chain isoform X3 → MREIVLTQAGQCGNQIGAKFWEVISDEHAIDSAGTYHGDSRLQLERIDVYYNEACGQCGAGNNWAKGHYTEGAELMESVMDVVRKEAESCDCLQGFQLTHSLGGGTGSGMGTLLLSKIREEYPDRIINTFSILPSPRVSDTVVEPYNATLSVHQLIENADETFCIDNEALYDICSRTLKLPTPTYGDLNHLVSATMSGVTTCLRFPGQLNADLRKLAVNMVPFPRLHFFMPGFAPLTSRGSQQYRALTVAELTQQMFDARNMMAACDPRHGRYLTAAAIFRGRMPMREVDEQMFNIQNKNSSYFADWLPHNVKTAVCDIPPRGLKMSATFIGNNTAIQELFKRVSEQFTAMFRRKAFLHWYTGEGMDEMEFTEAESNMNDLVSEYQQYQDATAEEEEFEEYAEEEEA, encoded by the exons ATGAGAGAGATCGTGCTCACGCAGGCCGGGCAGTGCGGGAACCAGATCGGCGCCAAG TTCTGGGAGGTGATCTCTGACGAACACGCCATCGACTCCGCGGGCACCTACCACGGGGACAGCCGCCTGCAGCTGGAGCGCATCGACGTGTACTACAACGAGGCCTGCG GTCAGTGTGGGGCCGGAAACAACTGGGCCAAGGGGCACTACACAGAAGGCGCGGAGCTGATGGAGTCGGTGATGGACGTTGTCAGAAAGGAGGCTGAGAGCTGTGACTGCCTGCAGGGTTTCCAGCTGACCCACTCCCTGGGTGGGGGGACGGGGTCTGGGATGGGTACCCTTCTGCTCAGTAAGATCCGGGAGGAGTACCCAGACAGGATCATAAACACATTCAGCATCCTGCCCTCGCCCAGGGTGTCAGACACGGTGGTGGAGCCCTACAACGCCACCCTCTCAGTCCACCAGCTCATAGAAAATGCAGATGAGACCTTCTGTATAGACAACGAAGCGTTATACGACATCTGTTCCAGGACCCTGAAACTGCCCACGCCCACCTACGGTGACCTGAACCACCTGGTGTCTGCCACCATGAGCGGGGTCACCACGTGCCTGCGCTTCCCAGGCCAGCTGAATGCTGACCTGCGGAAGCTGGCCGTGAACATGGTCCCGTTTCCCCGGCTGCATTTCTTCATGCCCGGCTTTGCCCCCCTGACCAGCCGGGGCAGCCAGCAGTACCGGGCCCTGACGGTGGCTGAGCTGACGCAGCAGATGTTTGATGCCAGGAATATGATGGCAGCTTGTGACCCCCGTCATGGCCGCTACCTAACGGCGGCTGCCATTTTCAGGGGTCGCATGCCCATGAGGGAGGTGGATGAACAAATGTTCAACATTCAAAATAAGAACAGCAGCTATTTCGCTGACTGGCTCCCCCACAACGTCAAAACAGCCGTCTGTGACATCCCGCCCCGGGGGCTAAAAATGTCAGCCACCTTCATTGGGAACAACACGGCCATCCAGGAGCTCTTCAAGCGTGTCTCAGAGCAGTTTACAGCAATGTTCCGGCGCAAGGCCTTCCTCCATTGGTATACGGGCGAGGGGATGGATGAGATGGAATTTACCGAGGCGGAGAGCAACATGAACGACCTGGTTTCTGAGTATCAACAGTATCAGGATGCCACAGCCGAGGAGGAGGAGTTTGAGGAAtatgctgaggaggaggaggcctaG
- the LOC112624880 gene encoding tubulin beta-8 chain isoform X5, whose product MREIVLTQAGQCGNQIGAKFWEVISDEHAIDSAGTYHGDSRLQLERIDVYYNEACGGRYVPRAVLVDLEPGTLDSVRSGPFGQIFQLTHSLGGGTGSGMGTLLLSKIREEYPDRIINTFSILPSPRVSDTVVEPYNATLSVHQLIENADETFCIDNEALYDICSRTLKLPTPTYGDLNHLVSATMSGVTTCLRFPGQLNADLRKLAVNMVPFPRLHFFMPGFAPLTSRGSQQYRALTVAELTQQMFDARNMMAACDPRHGRYLTAAAIFRGRMPMREVDEQMFNIQNKNSSYFADWLPHNVKTAVCDIPPRGLKMSATFIGNNTAIQELFKRVSEQFTAMFRRKAFLHWYTGEGMDEMEFTEAESNMNDLVSEYQQYQDATAEEEEFEEYAEEEEA is encoded by the exons ATGAGAGAGATCGTGCTCACGCAGGCCGGGCAGTGCGGGAACCAGATCGGCGCCAAG TTCTGGGAGGTGATCTCTGACGAACACGCCATCGACTCCGCGGGCACCTACCACGGGGACAGCCGCCTGCAGCTGGAGCGCATCGACGTGTACTACAACGAGGCCTGCG GTGGCAGGTACGTGCCCCGCGCTGTGCTGGTGGATCTGGAGCCGGGCACCCTGGACTCTGTGCGCTCGGGGCCCTTCGGGCAGAT TTTCCAGCTGACCCACTCCCTGGGTGGGGGGACGGGGTCTGGGATGGGTACCCTTCTGCTCAGTAAGATCCGGGAGGAGTACCCAGACAGGATCATAAACACATTCAGCATCCTGCCCTCGCCCAGGGTGTCAGACACGGTGGTGGAGCCCTACAACGCCACCCTCTCAGTCCACCAGCTCATAGAAAATGCAGATGAGACCTTCTGTATAGACAACGAAGCGTTATACGACATCTGTTCCAGGACCCTGAAACTGCCCACGCCCACCTACGGTGACCTGAACCACCTGGTGTCTGCCACCATGAGCGGGGTCACCACGTGCCTGCGCTTCCCAGGCCAGCTGAATGCTGACCTGCGGAAGCTGGCCGTGAACATGGTCCCGTTTCCCCGGCTGCATTTCTTCATGCCCGGCTTTGCCCCCCTGACCAGCCGGGGCAGCCAGCAGTACCGGGCCCTGACGGTGGCTGAGCTGACGCAGCAGATGTTTGATGCCAGGAATATGATGGCAGCTTGTGACCCCCGTCATGGCCGCTACCTAACGGCGGCTGCCATTTTCAGGGGTCGCATGCCCATGAGGGAGGTGGATGAACAAATGTTCAACATTCAAAATAAGAACAGCAGCTATTTCGCTGACTGGCTCCCCCACAACGTCAAAACAGCCGTCTGTGACATCCCGCCCCGGGGGCTAAAAATGTCAGCCACCTTCATTGGGAACAACACGGCCATCCAGGAGCTCTTCAAGCGTGTCTCAGAGCAGTTTACAGCAATGTTCCGGCGCAAGGCCTTCCTCCATTGGTATACGGGCGAGGGGATGGATGAGATGGAATTTACCGAGGCGGAGAGCAACATGAACGACCTGGTTTCTGAGTATCAACAGTATCAGGATGCCACAGCCGAGGAGGAGGAGTTTGAGGAAtatgctgaggaggaggaggcctaG